One segment of Herbaspirillum hiltneri N3 DNA contains the following:
- a CDS encoding methionine ABC transporter ATP-binding protein — MIRIEHLHKNYQVANRDITALTDINLHIDAGEIFGVIGRSGAGKSTLIRTLNLLERPSSGSIFIEGEDITRFDGAQLHALRQRVGMIFQHFNLLNAKTVAANIDWPLKITGKYTREQRAARVSELLELVGLSEHRDKYPAQLSGGQKQRVGIARALANYPHLLLCDEATSALDPETTQSILRLLLDINRKLGLTIVLITHEMQVIRSICDRVAVIDDSRIVESGKVTDVFLHPRHAVTQKLVAESHTFEQQDGIGLEHIKGKVVRLTFVGDITYQPILTNITAATQAVITILQGTISRIKDIPYGQLLVELNGSDEDLAKVFAHFDHYRIHHEVLA, encoded by the coding sequence GTGATTCGCATCGAGCATCTCCACAAAAACTATCAAGTTGCCAACCGGGACATCACCGCACTGACCGATATCAACCTGCATATCGACGCAGGTGAAATCTTCGGCGTCATCGGCCGCTCAGGCGCCGGTAAAAGCACGCTGATCCGCACGCTCAACCTGCTCGAACGTCCGAGCTCGGGCAGCATCTTCATCGAAGGCGAAGACATCACGCGTTTCGACGGCGCGCAGCTGCATGCATTGCGCCAGCGCGTTGGCATGATCTTCCAGCACTTCAACCTGCTCAACGCCAAAACCGTCGCCGCCAATATCGACTGGCCGCTGAAGATCACCGGCAAGTACACGCGCGAACAACGGGCGGCGCGCGTCTCTGAATTGCTGGAGCTGGTCGGCCTGTCCGAACACCGCGACAAGTATCCTGCGCAGTTGTCCGGCGGACAAAAGCAGCGTGTCGGCATTGCACGCGCATTGGCGAATTATCCGCACCTGCTGCTGTGCGATGAAGCCACGTCCGCACTCGATCCGGAAACCACGCAATCGATCCTGCGCCTGCTGCTCGACATCAACCGCAAGCTCGGCCTGACGATTGTGCTGATCACGCATGAGATGCAGGTGATACGCAGCATCTGCGACCGCGTCGCGGTGATAGACGACTCCCGCATCGTCGAAAGCGGCAAGGTCACCGACGTGTTCCTCCATCCCCGGCATGCCGTGACACAAAAGCTGGTCGCCGAAAGCCACACCTTCGAACAGCAGGACGGCATCGGCCTCGAACATATCAAAGGCAAGGTGGTGCGCCTGACGTTTGTCGGCGACATCACTTACCAGCCGATCCTGACCAACATCACCGCCGCCACGCAGGCGGTGATCACCATCCTGCAAGGCACGATTTCGCGCATCAAGGACATCCCTTACGGCCAGTTGCTGGTGGAGCTCAACGGCAGCGACGAAGACCTCGCCAAGGTGTTCGCGCATTTCGATCACTATCGGATTCATCACGAGGTGCTGGCATGA
- a CDS encoding outer membrane lipoprotein: MEVVKSPSRIHPLVATAAVAVTLVSLVGVAAITGLLPTSNSSVAPQQAMTDATTAPQSPQQLQQAQNNQQPAPKANYAQQAQQNSNSYGNPAPAAVARCSSCGEVQAVRAIQHTPKASGVGIVAGAVLGGVLGNQIGSGNGRTLATVAGAGAGGYAGNEVEKHTRTTTSYVVDVRMENGSVRSFPQSGEGWRVGDQVRVVNGHLTSRG; this comes from the coding sequence ATGGAAGTCGTCAAATCACCCAGCCGCATTCATCCCCTTGTCGCCACCGCTGCTGTCGCGGTGACGCTGGTCAGTCTGGTTGGCGTCGCTGCCATCACCGGTCTGCTGCCGACATCGAACAGCAGCGTCGCGCCGCAGCAGGCCATGACGGATGCGACCACCGCACCGCAATCGCCGCAACAGCTGCAGCAGGCGCAAAACAACCAGCAACCGGCGCCCAAGGCCAATTACGCCCAGCAAGCCCAACAAAACAGCAATAGCTACGGCAACCCTGCTCCGGCAGCGGTGGCGCGTTGCTCCAGCTGCGGCGAAGTGCAGGCTGTGCGCGCAATTCAGCACACGCCTAAAGCCAGTGGCGTAGGCATTGTGGCCGGCGCCGTGCTCGGCGGCGTACTGGGTAACCAGATCGGTAGCGGCAACGGCCGTACGCTCGCCACGGTCGCCGGCGCAGGCGCCGGTGGTTATGCCGGTAACGAAGTGGAAAAACACACCCGCACCACCACCAGCTATGTAGTCGACGTCCGTATGGAAAACGGCAGCGTCCGTTCCTTCCCGCAGTCGGGTGAAGGCTGGCGCGTCGGCGATCAGGTGCGCGTCGTGAACGGTCACCTGACCAGCCGCGGCTGA
- a CDS encoding amino acid ABC transporter substrate-binding protein has product MNYAPLFSSPASTARLRFNRLFPFLFLVILLSTLAATASARDTIKKIRETRTIVLSFMGSVDNLSPFVVIEPDGEVSGYTVELCRKIIQGIRQELRMPDIKIQYLPVNASSRFTALLDNRADLECSVSTNNAERRKKFAFTIPHFFTSVRMLVKAGSSIKNWNDLRNKRVVTTRATAMIDVINKRSNIRYLDLTVVERDGDRECFSMLEHGMADAFIMDEILLYGARENAVDPEKFAIVGTPLSVEPYAIMLRNDDPEFKKMVDRQMARLANSGEIYRLYNRWFMQPIGPDKRSLDMPMSYILRDSLRYPTDKITN; this is encoded by the coding sequence ATGAACTACGCTCCCTTGTTCTCTTCCCCGGCGTCAACCGCCCGATTGCGCTTCAACCGATTATTCCCTTTCCTTTTTCTTGTCATCCTGCTCAGCACGCTTGCAGCAACCGCCTCCGCCCGCGACACCATCAAGAAGATCCGCGAAACCAGAACCATCGTCCTGTCGTTCATGGGAAGCGTGGACAATCTGTCGCCATTCGTGGTGATCGAGCCGGATGGCGAAGTCAGCGGCTATACCGTCGAACTCTGCCGCAAGATCATCCAGGGCATCCGCCAGGAACTGCGCATGCCGGACATCAAGATCCAGTACCTGCCCGTCAATGCCTCATCCCGTTTCACAGCATTGCTCGACAACCGCGCCGACCTGGAATGCAGCGTCAGCACCAACAACGCCGAACGCCGCAAGAAATTCGCCTTCACCATCCCGCATTTCTTCACCAGCGTGCGCATGCTGGTGAAAGCCGGATCCTCCATCAAGAACTGGAATGACCTGCGCAACAAACGCGTGGTGACCACACGCGCCACGGCGATGATTGATGTGATCAACAAGCGCAGCAACATTCGCTACCTCGACCTGACTGTGGTTGAACGGGATGGCGACCGGGAGTGTTTTTCGATGCTGGAGCACGGCATGGCCGACGCCTTCATCATGGATGAGATATTGCTATACGGCGCACGCGAGAATGCCGTCGATCCCGAGAAATTCGCCATCGTCGGTACACCGCTGTCGGTGGAACCCTACGCCATCATGCTGCGCAACGACGATCCGGAATTCAAGAAAATGGTCGACCGGCAAATGGCCAGACTGGCCAACAGCGGAGAAATCTACCGTCTCTATAATCGCTGGTTCATGCAACCGATCGGCCCCGACAAGCGCTCGCTGGACATGCCGATGAGTTATATCCTGCGCGACTCGCTGCGCTATCCGACGGACAAGATCACCAATTGA
- a CDS encoding methyltransferase domain-containing protein — MLQKIKSKLSSGIGIRVGEYRASFRISRVQESRAPSNPMLSALDVRQALYLRSKFDFLAQFDLPIEENTASGVLNFYYKLLPSLNGEAREVAARNALRELQKKVPNSALRERITLEIAKSDLRNGIPDRSKVLRETELRDSLENALAVSDAAYGANLVTGSWPHVSRGSALKYFFQNHDHLLRGKRILHFSPEEELREWIQSIRSDASIEYMTSNIVGDDVDTNQDLTNITLKTQFHVIICHRVLEHVLDDATAMSELFRVLVPGGVLSVSVPQSMQLAKTCEWEIPDETHHGHVRHYGADFKDRLTNAGFRVIDERWLLDQAEDRLKENNAFPLRMYLAYKPF; from the coding sequence ATGCTGCAAAAAATTAAAAGTAAGTTAAGTTCTGGTATTGGAATTCGAGTTGGAGAATACCGGGCGTCGTTTCGCATCAGTCGTGTGCAGGAGAGCCGCGCCCCGTCAAATCCGATGCTATCAGCGTTGGACGTTCGGCAGGCGCTCTACCTACGATCCAAATTTGATTTTCTTGCGCAGTTTGACCTTCCAATTGAAGAAAATACTGCATCAGGTGTTCTGAATTTCTACTACAAGCTGTTACCTTCATTAAATGGAGAGGCGCGTGAAGTAGCCGCGCGAAATGCCCTGCGTGAGCTTCAAAAGAAGGTTCCGAACTCCGCCTTACGTGAGCGTATTACCTTGGAAATCGCCAAGAGCGATCTTCGAAATGGGATCCCTGATCGCAGCAAGGTGCTGCGCGAGACCGAACTGCGGGATAGTTTGGAGAATGCCTTGGCGGTTTCGGATGCTGCCTACGGGGCTAATTTAGTGACGGGCTCCTGGCCGCACGTTTCACGGGGCAGCGCATTGAAGTACTTTTTTCAGAATCATGACCACCTACTACGCGGCAAGCGTATCCTTCATTTCAGCCCGGAGGAGGAGCTGCGGGAATGGATTCAGTCAATTCGTTCTGATGCGTCGATCGAATATATGACGTCAAATATTGTGGGCGATGACGTCGACACGAACCAAGATCTGACAAATATTACATTGAAGACTCAGTTTCATGTGATTATTTGCCATCGGGTCCTAGAGCATGTTCTTGATGATGCAACGGCGATGTCGGAGCTATTTCGGGTTCTGGTTCCGGGAGGTGTTTTGAGTGTGTCTGTGCCTCAGAGCATGCAGTTAGCGAAGACATGTGAATGGGAAATACCAGACGAAACTCACCACGGTCACGTTCGCCACTACGGTGCGGATTTCAAGGATCGACTGACGAACGCGGGATTCCGCGTGATTGATGAGCGATGGCTGCTTGATCAAGCCGAAGACCGCCTAAAGGAAAACAACGCTTTTCCACTTAGAATGTATCTCGCTTACAAGCCTTTTTAG
- the lysS gene encoding lysine--tRNA ligase, whose translation MTTQNDNAAQPQQPPVDENAIIAERRAKLGAIREQGVAFPNDFRPEHNAAALHAQYGELDNEALEANPVKVSIAGRMMLKRVMGKASFATLQDASGPRADGRMQLYVTNDVTGEAAHAAFKHYDLGDILGAEGTLFKTKTGELSVKVTGLRLVTKSLRPLPDKFHGLSDQETKYRQRYVDLIMSEETRRTFKARTAAMSSIRRFMEKNDFMEVETPMLHTIPGGAAAKPFITHHNALDMQMFLRIAPELYLKRLVVGGFNRVFEVNRNFRNEGVSPRHNPEFTMMEFYAAYVDYQWLMSFTEQVIRQAAIDAHGTATLTYQGRELDLAKPFQRLTITGAIKKYAPEYTDEQLGDIEFLRTALKKFGVKTDQAPLAKAGIGALQLALFEETAESQLWEPTYIIDYPVEVSPLARASDTVAGITERFELFITGREIANGFSELNDAEDQAARFQAQVAAKDAGDEEAMYYDADYIRALEYGMPPAGGCGIGIDRLMMLITDSPNIRDVILFPHLRRED comes from the coding sequence ATGACCACACAAAACGATAACGCCGCACAGCCACAGCAGCCGCCAGTAGATGAAAACGCCATCATCGCCGAACGCCGCGCCAAGCTCGGCGCGATCCGCGAACAGGGCGTCGCCTTCCCGAACGACTTCCGCCCCGAACACAACGCCGCCGCCCTGCATGCGCAATACGGCGAGCTCGACAACGAGGCGCTGGAAGCCAATCCGGTCAAGGTCTCGATCGCCGGCCGCATGATGTTGAAGCGCGTGATGGGCAAGGCTTCGTTCGCGACCTTGCAGGACGCATCGGGCCCGCGCGCCGATGGCCGCATGCAGCTCTACGTCACCAACGACGTCACCGGCGAAGCTGCACATGCCGCCTTCAAGCATTACGACCTGGGCGACATCCTCGGCGCCGAAGGCACGCTGTTCAAGACCAAGACCGGCGAACTGTCGGTCAAGGTGACCGGCCTGCGCCTGGTCACCAAGTCGCTGCGCCCGCTGCCGGACAAGTTCCACGGCCTGTCGGACCAGGAAACCAAGTACCGCCAGCGCTACGTCGACCTGATCATGAGTGAAGAAACGCGCCGCACCTTCAAGGCGCGCACCGCTGCGATGTCGTCGATCCGCCGCTTCATGGAAAAGAACGACTTCATGGAAGTCGAAACCCCGATGCTGCATACCATCCCCGGCGGCGCAGCAGCCAAACCGTTCATCACGCATCACAATGCGCTGGACATGCAGATGTTCCTGCGCATCGCGCCCGAGCTGTACCTGAAGCGCCTGGTGGTCGGCGGCTTCAACCGTGTGTTCGAAGTCAACCGCAACTTCCGCAATGAAGGCGTCTCGCCGCGCCACAATCCGGAATTCACGATGATGGAATTCTATGCGGCCTACGTCGACTACCAATGGCTGATGAGCTTCACCGAACAGGTGATCCGCCAGGCGGCCATCGATGCGCACGGCACCGCGACGCTGACCTACCAGGGCCGCGAACTGGATCTGGCCAAGCCGTTCCAGCGCCTGACCATCACCGGCGCCATCAAGAAGTACGCGCCGGAATACACCGACGAGCAACTGGGCGACATCGAGTTCCTGCGCACCGCGCTCAAGAAGTTCGGCGTCAAGACCGACCAGGCTCCCCTGGCCAAGGCCGGTATCGGCGCGCTGCAACTGGCGCTGTTCGAAGAAACCGCTGAATCGCAATTGTGGGAACCGACCTACATCATCGATTACCCGGTTGAAGTCTCGCCATTGGCGCGTGCCTCCGATACGGTGGCCGGCATCACCGAGCGTTTCGAGCTGTTTATCACCGGCCGTGAAATCGCCAACGGCTTCTCCGAGCTGAATGACGCCGAAGATCAGGCGGCGCGCTTCCAGGCGCAAGTCGCCGCGAAGGACGCAGGCGACGAAGAAGCCATGTATTACGACGCCGATTACATCCGCGCGCTCGAATACGGCATGCCGCCGGCCGGTGGCTGCGGCATCGGCATCGACCGCCTGATGATGCTGATCACCGATTCGCCGAACATCCGCGACGTCATCCTGTTCCCGCATCTGCGCCGCGAAGACTGA
- a CDS encoding MetQ/NlpA family ABC transporter substrate-binding protein, with protein sequence MSRKLSLLLATSLTLFAAAAQAADKLVIAATPVPHAEILEFIKPTLAKEGVDLQVKVFTDYVQPAAQTNEKQVDGNFFLHQPYLDEFKKSHKNDIEVPVTKVHVEPFAAYSQKYKKTADIPNGATIAIPNDPSNSGRALLLLARNGLIKLKDASSISATQKDITDNPKKLKFRELEAATLPRVLNQVDVALINTNYAIEAKLNPVKDSLFIEDANSPYANLLVARTDNKDSAAIKKLAAALNSPAVKKFIEEKYKGAVVPAF encoded by the coding sequence ATGTCACGCAAATTGTCTCTTCTGCTCGCCACATCCCTGACCCTGTTCGCCGCCGCAGCACAAGCCGCCGACAAGCTGGTCATCGCCGCCACGCCGGTGCCGCATGCCGAGATCCTCGAATTCATCAAGCCGACGCTGGCCAAGGAAGGCGTCGACCTGCAGGTGAAAGTGTTCACCGACTACGTGCAACCTGCCGCCCAAACCAACGAAAAGCAAGTCGACGGCAACTTCTTCCTGCACCAGCCTTACCTGGATGAATTCAAGAAGAGCCACAAGAACGACATTGAAGTACCGGTGACCAAGGTCCACGTCGAACCGTTTGCCGCGTACTCCCAAAAATACAAGAAGACCGCCGACATCCCGAATGGCGCCACCATCGCCATCCCCAACGATCCGTCCAACTCCGGCCGCGCCCTGCTGCTGCTGGCCCGCAACGGCCTGATCAAACTGAAGGATGCGAGCAGCATCTCGGCCACGCAAAAAGACATCACCGACAATCCGAAGAAACTGAAATTCCGCGAGCTTGAAGCTGCAACGCTGCCGCGCGTGCTGAACCAGGTGGATGTCGCGCTGATCAACACCAACTATGCGATCGAAGCCAAGCTCAATCCGGTCAAGGATTCGCTGTTCATCGAAGATGCCAACTCGCCTTACGCCAACCTGCTGGTCGCGCGCACGGACAACAAGGACAGCGCCGCCATCAAGAAACTGGCTGCCGCCCTGAACTCGCCTGCCGTGAAGAAATTCATCGAGGAAAAATACAAAGGTGCGGTGGTGCCGGCGTTCTGA
- a CDS encoding methionine ABC transporter permease encodes MIDFSVIDWGDIGQATLETLAMTGLSLFFTVLIGLPLGILLFLTARKQLLAQRGIYLVLSLAVNVLRSVPFLILLIVMIPITLLLVGTSLGVEGSIPPLVIGTAPFFARLVENVLREIDRGVLEACQAMGAKTHQIIFGALLPEALPGLLAAVTITAITLMSYAAMSGVIGGGGLGDLAIRYGYQRFQTEVMIVTVAVLVVLVQLLQFFGDRLVLHFTRK; translated from the coding sequence ATGATCGACTTCTCCGTCATCGACTGGGGCGACATCGGCCAGGCCACGCTGGAGACGCTGGCAATGACCGGCTTGTCGCTGTTCTTCACCGTGCTGATCGGACTGCCGCTGGGCATCCTGCTGTTTCTCACCGCGCGCAAGCAATTGCTGGCGCAACGCGGGATATATCTGGTGCTGTCGCTGGCGGTCAACGTGCTGCGCTCGGTGCCGTTCCTGATCCTGCTGATCGTGATGATTCCGATCACCTTGCTGTTGGTCGGCACCTCGCTGGGCGTCGAAGGTTCCATTCCGCCGCTGGTGATCGGCACCGCGCCCTTCTTTGCGCGCCTAGTCGAAAACGTCTTGCGCGAAATCGACCGCGGCGTGCTCGAAGCCTGCCAGGCCATGGGCGCCAAAACACACCAGATCATTTTCGGCGCGCTGCTGCCGGAAGCCTTGCCCGGCCTGCTGGCCGCCGTCACGATCACCGCCATCACGCTGATGTCCTACGCCGCCATGTCCGGCGTCATCGGCGGCGGCGGCCTGGGCGACCTGGCCATCCGCTACGGCTATCAACGATTCCAGACCGAGGTGATGATCGTCACCGTCGCGGTCCTGGTAGTACTGGTGCAGTTACTGCAGTTCTTCGGCGATCGTCTGGTCCTGCATTTCACACGTAAATAA